One Paraburkholderia sp. PREW-6R genomic region harbors:
- a CDS encoding LysR family transcriptional regulator codes for MDTRFLQSFVAVVESGSVADAARRLGLAPTTIAQQMKALEADIGSELLMRVGRTVKPTVVGARIVEQARDLLRSVQDLRSAASDTGLPAGPLRLGATPTALMGLLPPILRRWMSAYPATQIYIEPGTSATLLQRVMSGQLDAAILVHPPFALHKTCAWEPLRAEPLIMLTPSEMKVQDVFITAAREPFILYDRNVVAGKMADDYLRRNNVRPKVRFELDGIEHIAQLVAEGFGVSILPDWPLLGPPDPRTKRWKLPAPCPSREVGLVWLRHSTRSPLATALYGLARSSAVKFSR; via the coding sequence ATGGACACGCGTTTCCTTCAAAGCTTTGTAGCCGTGGTTGAGAGTGGCTCTGTTGCTGACGCTGCTCGCAGGCTCGGCCTGGCACCGACCACAATCGCTCAGCAGATGAAAGCGCTTGAGGCCGATATCGGCTCTGAATTGCTCATGCGAGTGGGGCGAACGGTGAAGCCGACGGTCGTTGGCGCACGCATCGTCGAGCAAGCGCGCGACTTGCTCCGAAGCGTGCAGGATCTTCGATCCGCGGCATCGGACACCGGGCTCCCGGCAGGGCCGCTGCGTTTAGGCGCCACCCCGACGGCCCTGATGGGGTTGCTGCCACCCATCCTCAGACGATGGATGAGCGCCTATCCGGCGACGCAGATTTACATCGAACCAGGGACGTCTGCGACGCTCTTGCAGCGGGTGATGTCTGGTCAGCTCGATGCGGCCATTTTGGTCCATCCCCCCTTCGCCCTGCATAAAACGTGTGCGTGGGAGCCCTTGCGAGCAGAGCCACTCATCATGCTCACGCCCAGCGAAATGAAGGTTCAGGACGTCTTTATCACGGCGGCGCGGGAACCCTTCATCCTGTATGACAGAAACGTCGTGGCGGGAAAGATGGCAGACGACTACCTGCGACGCAACAACGTTCGCCCGAAGGTGCGGTTCGAACTGGACGGCATCGAGCACATCGCGCAGCTCGTCGCAGAAGGGTTTGGTGTTTCCATACTTCCGGATTGGCCACTACTTGGACCACCCGACCCTCGGACCAAGCGGTGGAAGCTTCCAGCGCCGTGCCCATCAAGAGAGGTAGGGCTCGTCTGGTTGAGGCATTCGACCCGGTCGCCTCTTGCAACAGCGCTCTACGGCTTGGCCAGGTCGAGCGCAGTGAAGTTTTCCCGGTAG
- a CDS encoding mandelate racemase/muconate lactonizing enzyme family protein: protein MATIHSIEVCVARVPLDKVTYLSNRTVVDRHYGLVKVRSSDGAEGIGFCYVGNAAGEIFRVAVEQLLAPVLIGRDSLAVEGLWKEMYQESLLQGRMGTVMRALSALDIALWDLNARTAGLPLHKYLGAVELDHVDAYASGGYYVDGKTAQEVGEEMASYVALGFKAVKMKTGRWSPAGEESRVKAAREAIGPDVELMLDCNNGWIDTVQAMQYLRRIEQYDPYFIEEPFSPDDIESHARLAKLTRIPVATAEIGYGRWYHKQLLDMGGASILQTDAAVCGGITEWRRIAAMASGYGIQMCPHWFHDVHAPLVAATQNARYVEFFWDDQVLNFRRLVDRQLTHREGRVLLHQTPGLGFNFDEAEVARYGRWTRVS, encoded by the coding sequence GTGGCCACTATCCATTCCATCGAAGTCTGCGTCGCTCGCGTCCCGCTCGACAAGGTCACCTACCTCTCAAACCGTACCGTCGTGGACCGTCACTACGGCCTCGTCAAGGTTCGCAGCAGCGATGGCGCAGAAGGCATTGGCTTTTGCTACGTGGGTAATGCCGCCGGTGAGATTTTCCGCGTTGCCGTTGAGCAGCTGCTGGCACCGGTCCTCATCGGCCGCGATTCGCTGGCGGTTGAAGGCCTTTGGAAAGAGATGTATCAGGAGTCGCTCCTGCAAGGTCGCATGGGCACCGTGATGCGCGCGCTGAGCGCTTTGGACATTGCGCTGTGGGACCTGAATGCACGCACCGCAGGGCTGCCCTTGCACAAGTACCTGGGTGCAGTCGAGCTGGACCATGTGGATGCGTACGCCAGTGGCGGCTATTACGTTGACGGCAAGACTGCCCAGGAGGTCGGCGAAGAAATGGCGAGCTACGTGGCTCTGGGATTCAAGGCCGTGAAGATGAAGACCGGTCGCTGGAGCCCCGCTGGCGAAGAGTCTCGCGTGAAGGCTGCTCGCGAAGCGATCGGCCCTGATGTCGAACTCATGCTGGACTGCAACAACGGCTGGATCGATACCGTTCAGGCCATGCAATACCTACGCCGCATCGAGCAGTACGACCCGTACTTTATCGAAGAGCCCTTCAGCCCGGACGACATCGAAAGCCACGCCCGTCTGGCGAAGCTGACCCGCATTCCGGTGGCCACCGCCGAAATCGGCTACGGCCGCTGGTACCACAAGCAGCTGCTGGACATGGGCGGTGCCTCCATCCTGCAAACCGACGCAGCTGTCTGCGGAGGCATCACCGAATGGCGTCGAATCGCAGCAATGGCCTCGGGTTACGGTATCCAGATGTGCCCGCACTGGTTCCACGACGTGCACGCTCCTCTGGTAGCCGCCACCCAGAACGCTCGATACGTCGAGTTCTTCTGGGACGACCAGGTGTTGAACTTCCGCCGTCTGGTGGACCGGCAGTTGACTCACAGGGAAGGCCGCGTCCTGCTTCATCAAACCCCTGGTCTGGGCTTCAACTTCGATGAAGCGGAAGTCGCCCGATACGGCCGCTGGACCAGGGTCTCCTGA
- a CDS encoding RraA family protein codes for MSKPNIIKDFDRVSSELVKKASQFQPAILSDVNGRRGALHGRIKALYPRMKLAGPAFTVEVRPGDNLMIHAALAVAKPGDVLVIDGKADQTCALMGTIMMHAARERGLAGVVLDAAVRDSLDLDELDFPVFSVGTNPNGPTKEVGGRIGHPIACGGVTVHPGDFIIADADGVMCVEREKLESLLEKAAEKVAWEARRIADIKEGKLNPPYLTQALITAGVIKEGETL; via the coding sequence ATGAGCAAACCCAACATCATTAAAGACTTCGACCGCGTTTCTTCCGAACTGGTGAAGAAGGCTTCGCAATTCCAGCCAGCGATTCTTTCCGACGTGAACGGTCGGCGAGGTGCCCTGCATGGCCGCATCAAGGCGCTGTATCCTCGCATGAAGCTGGCGGGCCCCGCTTTTACCGTGGAAGTCCGACCCGGCGACAACCTAATGATTCACGCCGCCCTGGCCGTAGCCAAGCCCGGCGACGTGCTGGTCATCGACGGAAAGGCCGACCAGACCTGCGCCCTGATGGGAACCATCATGATGCATGCCGCCCGCGAACGCGGCCTCGCGGGCGTCGTGCTGGACGCTGCCGTGCGCGACTCGCTCGACCTCGACGAGCTGGATTTCCCCGTGTTCTCCGTCGGCACGAACCCCAATGGCCCTACCAAGGAAGTCGGCGGCCGTATCGGACACCCCATCGCCTGCGGTGGTGTCACCGTGCATCCGGGCGACTTCATCATTGCTGACGCTGATGGCGTGATGTGCGTTGAGCGCGAGAAGCTGGAATCACTGCTGGAAAAGGCAGCCGAGAAGGTTGCGTGGGAAGCGAGGCGCATCGCGGACATCAAGGAAGGCAAACTGAACCCTCCCTATCTGACCCAGGCCCTCATCACCGCAGGGGTCATCAAGGAAGGTGAAACGCTGTGA
- a CDS encoding hydroxyacid dehydrogenase, which produces MSAKPVILVTGADLAPQAVALLADYEMVYAGATPSPDELLRLTSQHNPTAIIVRFGGVTPVIMDAAPALKVISKHGSGTDTIDKQAAAERNIKVVAAVGSNAAAVAEQALALTLACAKSVVKLHARMQAGHWDKATHKNVELNGKTIGLIGLGAIGQKFARMVDALDMRVLGFDPYAKDLPRYIQPSDLDTIWRESDVLSFHCPLTADNRNMLNARTLAQCRKGVIVVNTARGGLIDEPALLAAVQSGQVAMAGLDSFAVEPLPVPHVFRHQERIILSPHMGGTTSDAVVSMGVAAARNILAAMNDSERATCSSGKSVAGRRSNADVVDDNVG; this is translated from the coding sequence GTGAGTGCCAAGCCTGTGATTCTGGTCACGGGCGCGGATCTCGCGCCCCAGGCCGTCGCCCTGCTGGCGGACTACGAGATGGTCTACGCCGGCGCGACGCCAAGCCCGGATGAGCTGCTGCGCCTGACCAGCCAGCACAACCCGACAGCCATCATCGTCCGCTTCGGCGGCGTGACTCCCGTCATCATGGATGCGGCTCCCGCGCTGAAAGTCATCTCCAAGCATGGCAGCGGCACCGACACTATCGACAAGCAGGCTGCAGCCGAGCGTAACATCAAGGTGGTCGCGGCCGTCGGCTCGAACGCTGCGGCGGTGGCGGAGCAGGCCCTGGCGCTGACACTGGCCTGCGCCAAATCGGTGGTCAAGCTCCACGCGCGCATGCAGGCCGGTCACTGGGACAAGGCCACACACAAGAACGTCGAACTGAACGGCAAAACTATCGGTCTGATTGGCCTGGGCGCCATCGGACAAAAGTTTGCGCGCATGGTGGATGCACTGGACATGCGTGTGCTGGGCTTCGACCCCTATGCGAAGGACTTGCCCCGCTATATCCAGCCATCTGACCTGGACACCATCTGGCGTGAATCGGACGTCCTGTCGTTCCACTGCCCGCTGACGGCAGACAACCGCAACATGCTTAATGCGCGGACGCTGGCACAATGCAGGAAAGGCGTCATCGTGGTGAACACCGCACGCGGCGGCCTTATCGACGAGCCTGCGCTCCTGGCTGCAGTGCAGTCGGGCCAGGTGGCGATGGCCGGCCTCGACAGCTTCGCCGTCGAGCCGCTCCCCGTGCCCCATGTGTTCCGACATCAGGAGCGCATCATCCTCAGCCCTCACATGGGCGGCACCACGAGCGATGCCGTCGTGAGCATGGGCGTTGCAGCCGCGAGGAATATCCTGGCTGCAATGAACGACTCAGAACGCGCGACATGCTCATCAGGCAAATCCGTTGCGGGCCGGCGCTCGAACGCCGATGTCGTCGATGACAATGTCGGTTAG
- a CDS encoding 2-hydroxyacid dehydrogenase — protein MPRPNVLQIGEFPSAQQDIIDAEVRRYTPEDLQRDSAVSERIEAILTRSSYQLPASLLASLPNLKIIATSGVGFDGIPVDAARSRGVIVTNTPGVLDAAVCELAVGLLLSLLRRIPSADRFVRDEAWAHQLFPLTSSLAGKRIGIVGLGRIGQGIARRLTGFDVEIAYCGSKVEGLPYAMISDVRELASFSDILIVCCPGGEKTRHLIDGTVLSALGSSGFLVNVSRGTVVDEAALVDALENGLIRGAALDVFEREPLIGSRLATLSNVILTPHAGSATEETRHTMLRLALDNIHRVLDGSCALTPVK, from the coding sequence ATGCCTCGCCCAAACGTTTTACAGATTGGGGAATTTCCCTCTGCGCAGCAGGACATCATCGACGCAGAGGTGCGCCGCTATACGCCAGAAGACCTGCAGCGGGATTCCGCGGTATCCGAGCGCATCGAAGCCATCCTGACGCGCAGCAGTTATCAATTGCCAGCGTCATTACTGGCCAGTTTGCCAAATCTGAAAATCATCGCGACCTCAGGAGTGGGATTTGATGGCATCCCCGTCGACGCTGCGCGTAGCAGAGGGGTCATCGTAACGAATACGCCAGGTGTCCTTGACGCGGCGGTCTGTGAACTTGCTGTCGGATTGCTGCTTTCCCTTTTACGGCGTATTCCATCAGCAGACCGATTTGTCAGGGACGAGGCATGGGCTCATCAACTGTTCCCGTTGACTTCGAGCCTGGCTGGCAAAAGGATCGGCATCGTGGGCCTCGGTCGGATCGGCCAGGGTATCGCACGTCGTCTGACTGGTTTTGACGTGGAGATCGCCTATTGCGGCTCGAAGGTCGAGGGCCTGCCGTACGCAATGATCAGTGACGTGCGGGAGCTTGCGTCTTTCTCCGACATCCTGATCGTGTGCTGTCCTGGCGGTGAGAAGACTCGCCATCTCATCGACGGCACAGTCCTGTCCGCACTCGGCTCAAGCGGCTTTCTGGTCAATGTTTCGCGCGGCACGGTAGTCGATGAAGCGGCCCTCGTCGATGCACTGGAGAACGGCTTGATTCGTGGTGCCGCGTTGGATGTTTTCGAAAGAGAACCACTGATTGGATCCAGACTGGCTACGTTAAGCAACGTGATCCTTACCCCGCACGCCGGCTCTGCTACCGAGGAAACGAGGCATACCATGCTCCGTCTTGCGCTGGACAACATTCACCGCGTACTCGATGGCAGTTGCGCGCTGACTCCGGTTAAATAG
- a CDS encoding DUF4397 domain-containing protein yields the protein MRRVIGILISLTVATIMSACGGGDINSTPPAQLRVFHASPDAPNVDVYVDGAKVLANVPYSTLSPYLSLPAGKHHIQVNAAGTATTVIDVSLTLGSSDAYTAIAAGFLANIEALLAADDTSPAASGQARLRVIHASPDAGPVDILVNGQVVLSNVAFGTISNYLTVPAGTYTVQVNAAGTSTTAITASVTLTSQSNYSAAAIGSLKTAGTHPLALKLLTDG from the coding sequence ATGAGAAGAGTTATCGGTATCCTGATCTCGCTGACAGTCGCCACCATTATGAGCGCGTGCGGCGGCGGCGATATTAACTCTACCCCGCCAGCGCAATTACGTGTCTTCCACGCGTCTCCCGACGCACCGAACGTCGACGTATATGTGGATGGAGCAAAGGTGCTCGCCAATGTGCCCTACTCAACGCTATCACCGTATTTGTCGCTGCCTGCGGGCAAGCACCACATTCAGGTTAATGCTGCTGGGACAGCCACGACAGTCATCGATGTAAGTTTAACTTTAGGGTCAAGCGACGCCTACACGGCAATTGCCGCCGGCTTCCTCGCAAACATTGAGGCCCTGCTCGCGGCCGACGATACCTCGCCCGCAGCATCCGGCCAGGCGCGCCTGAGGGTAATTCACGCGTCGCCTGACGCAGGTCCGGTAGACATCCTGGTAAACGGACAGGTGGTTCTCTCAAATGTGGCGTTTGGTACCATCAGTAATTACCTGACGGTTCCAGCTGGGACGTACACGGTCCAGGTCAATGCAGCCGGCACATCCACGACAGCGATTACGGCCAGCGTCACGCTCACCTCACAGAGCAACTACTCCGCGGCCGCCATCGGGTCTCTCAAAACCGCCGGCACCCATCCTTTGGCGCTGAAGCTTCTGACGGACGGCTGA
- a CDS encoding methyl-accepting chemotaxis protein, translated as MTIKFRLLATLALLGVLLVVTGLFGMAGMRASNGTVKQAYMNDVTAATALGRSNLNLTVVRTTLDRVLLHPEAADTPALIDKALNYLAVSNKAWAAYQALPASEEEAALSKDVADARGALLDKAIQPMVDAMRKGDHASADRLAMVDIPPLAAALTQKTAALDKFRNEQGAARYESAQVRYNTLLTFTLVAIALGLIACVTSGFTLLRAISRPLDLTVRHFERIAKGDMSGELHLDSRDEMGRLVGSVATMQQGIATMIEQIASGTESIAAATHQISAGNSDLSQRTEAQAASVEETAASMAQLTNAVTQNAENARQGQALAESTSTAAAAGTEVVDRVITTMGEIDGSARKMSEIISVIEGIAFQTNILALNAAVEAARAGEQGRGFAVVAGEVRTLAQRSAVAAKEIKELIGNSTARVADGSRLVARAGETISEVRSAVTRVTAIMNEIATASAEQSEGIKEVNRAVSQFDEMSQQNAALVEQAAAAAASLKEQTVMLKAAAGRFQLRA; from the coding sequence ATGACGATCAAATTTCGCCTCCTGGCGACCCTGGCGCTGCTCGGCGTATTGCTGGTTGTGACCGGCCTGTTCGGGATGGCCGGTATGCGGGCTTCGAACGGCACAGTTAAACAGGCTTATATGAATGACGTGACGGCCGCGACAGCGCTCGGCCGCTCGAATCTGAACCTGACGGTGGTGCGCACGACACTCGACCGCGTGCTGCTGCACCCTGAAGCAGCGGACACACCCGCGCTGATTGACAAGGCGCTCAACTATCTGGCGGTGTCGAACAAGGCGTGGGCCGCTTATCAGGCGCTGCCGGCGTCCGAGGAAGAGGCCGCGCTGTCGAAGGACGTGGCGGACGCACGCGGCGCGCTGCTCGACAAGGCGATCCAGCCGATGGTCGATGCCATGCGCAAAGGAGACCACGCCTCCGCCGACCGGCTTGCGATGGTCGACATTCCGCCGCTTGCCGCCGCGTTGACGCAAAAAACAGCGGCGCTCGACAAATTCCGCAACGAGCAGGGCGCGGCGCGCTACGAATCCGCGCAGGTTCGCTACAACACGCTGCTGACCTTCACGCTCGTCGCGATCGCGCTGGGGCTGATCGCGTGCGTAACGAGCGGTTTCACGCTGCTGCGCGCGATCTCGCGTCCGCTCGATCTCACGGTGCGTCACTTCGAGCGGATTGCGAAAGGCGACATGAGCGGCGAGTTGCATCTTGATTCCCGCGACGAGATGGGCCGACTGGTGGGGAGCGTCGCCACCATGCAGCAAGGCATTGCCACGATGATCGAGCAGATTGCGAGCGGCACGGAATCCATTGCCGCGGCTACGCACCAGATCTCGGCGGGAAACAGCGATCTGTCGCAACGCACGGAAGCACAGGCGGCGTCGGTCGAGGAAACGGCGGCGAGCATGGCGCAATTGACCAACGCCGTCACGCAAAACGCCGAAAACGCGCGCCAGGGGCAGGCGCTTGCCGAATCGACGAGCACGGCGGCCGCAGCGGGCACCGAGGTTGTCGATCGGGTCATCACCACGATGGGCGAAATTGACGGAAGTGCGCGCAAGATGAGCGAGATCATCAGCGTGATCGAAGGAATTGCGTTTCAAACCAATATTCTGGCGCTCAACGCCGCCGTAGAAGCGGCGCGGGCCGGCGAACAGGGACGCGGCTTTGCCGTCGTTGCAGGCGAAGTGCGCACGCTCGCCCAACGCTCGGCGGTGGCGGCGAAGGAAATCAAGGAACTGATCGGCAACTCGACCGCGCGTGTCGCGGACGGCTCGCGACTCGTCGCCCGCGCGGGTGAAACCATCAGCGAAGTGCGCAGCGCGGTCACCCGCGTGACGGCAATCATGAACGAAATCGCGACGGCGTCCGCTGAACAGAGCGAAGGCATCAAGGAAGTGAATCGCGCGGTTTCGCAGTTCGACGAGATGTCGCAGCAGAACGCGGCGTTAGTGGAACAGGCTGCTGCCGCGGCGGCGTCGCTGAAGGAACAGACGGTGATGCTGAAGGCGGCGGCAGGGCGGTTTCAGTTGCGGGCATAG
- a CDS encoding EAL domain-containing protein translates to MTRNPFSRLLSRLRVGRKLLLIYLLDLTAVFYISGILIHEKYLAINFSNKEIDGDAYVRVVKNALVDVAMAGAGENLSPATWRAAIDDLAHAEKRYGKGMQSAELNSALRDALDTLSHQTVASRTSPQTTQETPHGVSTAAALTASGELITRVGNQSNLILDPDLDSYYAMSQSILRYPALIAAIDAIGKQLHDGLSRSRPADSARTRAEVRTRYLVLEGQLDAVMQQFGSDFSEAGAANHAFATALAPSVARMRTSVEAFRHASRVAVDGDAGVLDAATLSIVDATQRAFIDSASESWRITNERLDVMLKARVAGLFSRMWLHLGTALFLLCGILGMVYTVAQQISSPLRKLARVMDLVRRTGDHSQRASWHSQDEIGQLVRGFNDMLAQLDHERDVQKELAATTRASAAQHAIVEATPVPMVVTAIPGHEVLHVNKPGLFWLNGSTEDPWALGLDSSTRARFFQQLSDHEAIDQFEVHWKATAQPTWAMLSARRLDFQGRDAILTAFTPINQIKLMEQRLALWGRVFDASSEAIVILDADARFVTGNPAFYRATGYCSDDVAGKPLAFVAVHERATDEHGALVPFARIVERTERKGTWNGEALVRRRHGGDYPAWMMISTVRDKHGSVSHYIGTLIDITDRKKSEARIQFLAEHDVLTELPNRALFGTRLDAAIARGRGTRQRIAVLSIDLDRFKNINDSLGHHVGDGLLRSVSRRLLQAVRSHDTVSRLGGDEFTVILNDVHEVSDVMRTIDERLVALLSEPHEVGGMTLQVSCSIGVALYPDDGGDIDTLMQNADTAMYQAKAAGRNQVAFFSADMAAHTRYRLSLETCLRGAIEQGELRLAWQPCVDANTGALASVEGLLRWHSATHGNVAPAQFIGLAEETRLIIPIGAWVIDEACRQLASWRERDGLVLSASINLSAIQLRDEALVGVVAESLQKHRVPPHCLELEITETVLVDHDKSYVIAIRALRALGVRLSLDDFGTGYSSLSYLNRFPLDRLKIDRAFVRDMLDAAADLAIVRAIVDLGHHLGLRVVAEGVESEHQAATLRGLGCDELQGFLFSQAIAGDALPAWSHARTLSREGAVLES, encoded by the coding sequence ATCACGCGCAATCCGTTCTCGCGGCTGCTGTCGCGGCTTCGGGTCGGGCGCAAGCTGCTGCTCATTTATCTTCTCGATCTCACCGCCGTGTTCTACATCAGCGGCATTCTGATCCACGAAAAGTACCTGGCAATCAACTTCTCCAACAAGGAGATCGACGGCGACGCGTATGTGCGCGTGGTGAAGAACGCGCTCGTCGATGTCGCGATGGCGGGCGCGGGCGAAAATCTGTCGCCGGCGACATGGCGCGCAGCGATCGACGATCTCGCGCACGCCGAGAAGCGCTACGGCAAAGGCATGCAAAGCGCGGAGTTGAACAGCGCGTTGCGCGACGCGCTCGACACGCTGTCGCATCAGACCGTGGCGAGCCGTACGTCTCCACAAACAACGCAAGAAACTCCGCACGGGGTCAGCACCGCAGCCGCGCTGACCGCGAGCGGCGAGCTCATTACGCGTGTGGGCAATCAGTCGAACCTGATCCTCGATCCTGACCTGGACAGCTACTACGCCATGTCTCAATCGATCCTGCGTTATCCCGCGCTGATTGCAGCGATCGATGCGATCGGCAAGCAGCTGCACGACGGTCTGAGCCGCTCGCGGCCGGCGGACAGTGCGCGCACACGCGCGGAAGTGCGCACGCGTTACCTCGTGCTCGAAGGTCAACTCGACGCAGTAATGCAGCAGTTTGGCTCTGATTTCTCCGAGGCGGGGGCGGCGAATCACGCGTTCGCGACAGCGCTCGCACCTTCGGTGGCGCGCATGCGCACGTCGGTCGAAGCGTTCCGGCATGCCTCGCGTGTAGCGGTGGACGGCGACGCTGGCGTGCTCGACGCCGCTACGCTGTCGATTGTCGACGCGACACAGCGCGCCTTCATCGACAGTGCGAGCGAGAGCTGGCGCATCACCAACGAGCGCCTCGACGTGATGCTGAAAGCGCGCGTCGCCGGCTTGTTCTCGCGCATGTGGCTGCATCTCGGCACCGCACTGTTTCTGCTGTGCGGGATTCTCGGCATGGTCTACACCGTCGCGCAGCAGATCTCGTCGCCGTTGCGCAAGCTCGCGCGCGTGATGGATCTGGTGCGTCGCACGGGCGACCATTCGCAGCGCGCAAGCTGGCACAGTCAGGATGAGATCGGTCAGCTGGTGCGTGGCTTTAACGACATGCTCGCGCAACTCGATCATGAACGCGACGTGCAGAAAGAGCTCGCGGCGACGACCCGCGCGTCGGCGGCGCAGCACGCGATCGTCGAGGCGACGCCGGTGCCGATGGTCGTCACCGCGATTCCGGGTCATGAAGTGCTGCATGTGAACAAGCCCGGGCTTTTCTGGCTGAACGGCTCGACGGAAGATCCGTGGGCGCTCGGTCTCGACTCGTCAACGCGCGCGCGTTTCTTTCAGCAACTATCGGATCATGAGGCAATCGATCAGTTCGAGGTGCACTGGAAAGCGACCGCACAGCCGACGTGGGCGATGTTGTCGGCGCGCCGCCTCGACTTTCAGGGCCGCGATGCCATTCTCACCGCATTCACGCCGATCAACCAGATCAAGCTCATGGAGCAGCGCCTTGCGTTGTGGGGACGCGTGTTTGACGCGTCGTCCGAAGCGATCGTGATTCTCGACGCCGACGCGCGCTTCGTGACCGGCAATCCGGCGTTCTATCGCGCGACCGGCTATTGCAGCGACGACGTTGCGGGCAAACCGCTCGCATTCGTCGCCGTGCATGAGCGCGCTACCGACGAACACGGCGCGCTCGTGCCGTTCGCGCGCATTGTCGAGCGTACCGAACGCAAGGGCACGTGGAACGGCGAGGCGCTGGTGCGGCGTCGGCACGGCGGCGATTACCCGGCGTGGATGATGATCAGCACTGTGCGCGACAAGCATGGCAGCGTGTCACATTACATCGGTACGCTGATCGACATCACCGACCGAAAAAAGAGCGAGGCGCGCATCCAGTTTCTCGCCGAACACGACGTGCTCACCGAATTGCCGAATCGGGCGCTGTTCGGCACGCGTCTGGACGCCGCGATCGCTCGCGGGCGCGGCACGCGGCAACGCATCGCCGTGCTGTCCATCGACCTCGACCGTTTCAAGAACATCAACGATTCGCTCGGTCATCACGTTGGCGACGGGCTGCTGCGCTCGGTGTCGCGGCGTCTGCTGCAGGCGGTGCGCAGCCACGACACGGTTAGCCGCCTCGGCGGCGACGAATTCACCGTGATCCTCAACGACGTGCATGAAGTGAGCGACGTGATGCGCACGATCGACGAAAGACTGGTCGCGCTGCTTTCCGAGCCGCACGAAGTGGGCGGCATGACGCTGCAGGTGTCGTGCAGCATCGGCGTCGCGCTTTATCCGGACGATGGCGGCGACATCGACACGTTGATGCAGAACGCCGACACCGCCATGTATCAGGCGAAAGCGGCGGGACGCAATCAGGTTGCGTTTTTCTCCGCCGACATGGCCGCGCACACGCGTTACCGGCTGTCGCTCGAAACGTGTCTGCGCGGCGCCATTGAGCAGGGCGAACTGCGCCTCGCATGGCAGCCGTGTGTCGACGCGAATACCGGAGCGCTGGCGAGCGTCGAAGGACTGTTGCGTTGGCACAGCGCCACGCACGGCAACGTGGCGCCGGCGCAGTTCATCGGGCTGGCCGAGGAAACGCGCCTGATCATTCCGATCGGCGCCTGGGTGATCGACGAGGCGTGCCGTCAGTTGGCGAGCTGGCGCGAGCGCGACGGTCTCGTGCTGAGTGCGTCGATCAATCTTTCGGCGATCCAGTTGCGCGACGAGGCGTTGGTCGGCGTGGTGGCGGAGAGTCTTCAGAAGCATCGCGTGCCGCCGCATTGCCTCGAACTGGAGATCACCGAGACCGTGCTGGTCGATCACGACAAAAGCTATGTCATCGCGATTCGCGCGTTGCGTGCGCTCGGTGTACGGCTGTCGCTCGACGACTTTGGCACCGGCTATTCGAGCCTCAGCTATCTGAACCGTTTTCCGCTCGACCGACTGAAGATCGACCGCGCGTTCGTGCGCGACATGCTCGACGCTGCCGCTGACCTTGCGATCGTCAGGGCGATAGTCGATCTCGGGCACCACCTCGGCTTGCGTGTGGTCGCGGAGGGCGTCGAGAGCGAACATCAGGCGGCGACGCTGCGCGGGCTCGGCTGCGATGAACTGCAGGGCTTCCTCTTCTCACAGGCGATTGCCGGCGACGCTTTGCCCGCGTGGTCGCACGCGCGTACGCTTAGCCGTGAGGGGGCGGTACTCGAGAGCTAG